A window from Phalacrocorax carbo chromosome 20, bPhaCar2.1, whole genome shotgun sequence encodes these proteins:
- the LOC104048778 gene encoding C-type natriuretic peptide 1, producing MKMNLKLLFCPGFLLLLIVSQNQARARPISSLQSLSKLLDEDLEHALVSEERDREQDDRIPTGAFNQQDAEFQWTQSTRDQPESMSMGDSGVQRFLSNLLSLPRRYQGRSKKGLSRSCFGVKLDRIGSLSGLGC from the exons ATGAAGATGAACCTGAAACTTCTTTTTTGCCCTGGATTCCTTCTGCTGCTTATTGTCAGTCAAAACCAGGCAAGGGCCAGGCCCATTTCCAGCTTACAG aGTCTGTCCAAACTGTTAGATGAGGACCTGGAGCATGCCCTGGTCTCAGAAGAGAGAGACCGTGAGCAAGACGACAGGATCCCAACAGGTGCCTTCAATCAGCAAGATGCTGAATTCCAGTGGACCCAAAGCACCAGGGACCAGCCTGAGAGCATGTCCATGGGTGACAGTGGTGTCCAGAGGTTCCTCAGCAACCTCTTAAGTTTACCCCGTAGATACCAAGGCAGAAGCAAGAAGGGCCTCTCCAGGAGCTGCTTTGGTGTCAAGCTGGACAGAATTGGGTCACTGAGTGGACTGGGATGCTAA